A stretch of DNA from Candidatus Neomarinimicrobiota bacterium:
GGCAATCTTAACGCCCGGAGTTTAAAAGAAAGGCTTGAGGTGATCAGGGCGTCGGATCCAAGTATGAAAGTTCGCCAGGCGGCGATTGAAGCTTTGGAAATGTTTGATGGGAACGGATAACCATTCGCGGAGTTGAGTGAAAATGGCTGAAGATGTAACAACAGGGGAAAACGGAAACCAAAACGAACCGGAAGCAGTGAAAGACCAGGTAGAAGCTGCTGAAGTAAAAGAACCTAAAACACCTCCAAAAAGACAGGTCGACAGAAGAAGTTTCTTTTCATGGTTAGGGTTGGCGTGGATATCGTTTACGGCTGCAACTCTCGGAATTCTGGCAGCTATGGGCAGATTATTTTTTCCGAACGTGCTTTTCGAACCTCCTTTAACCTTTAAGGCAGGATTTCCGAAGGATTATGTAATCGGCGCTGTTGACGAACGGTTTAAAGAATCGTTCGGCGTATGGCTCGTGCGAAATTTGGAGGGGATATACGCGCTCAGCACGGTTTGCACTCATTTGGGCTGCACTCCAAACTGGCTCGCCGCCGAAGGGAAATTCAAGTGTCCGTGTCACGGAAGCGGGTTTTACAACACAGGGATCAATTTCGAAGGACCCGCACCCAGACCATTGGAACGCTTCCGG
This window harbors:
- a CDS encoding ubiquinol-cytochrome c reductase iron-sulfur subunit, with product MAEDVTTGENGNQNEPEAVKDQVEAAEVKEPKTPPKRQVDRRSFFSWLGLAWISFTAATLGILAAMGRLFFPNVLFEPPLTFKAGFPKDYVIGAVDERFKESFGVWLVRNLEGIYALSTVCTHLGCTPNWLAAEGKFKCPCHGSGFYNTGINFEGPAPRPLERFRITLAEDGQILVDKNQKYQYEKGQWNDPDSFLKV